One genomic window of Cottoperca gobio chromosome 10, fCotGob3.1, whole genome shotgun sequence includes the following:
- the ankhd1 gene encoding ankyrin repeat and KH domain-containing protein 1 isoform X3, protein MQDAVAGTAMLTDGFEDEIDSVTPRSPVAGMGVGATPGGVGLGGIGIGVGGKKVRLYGEPGGPAAERLDFKLAAAAVLSSGPGSGSDEDEVSEVESFILDQEDLDNPIMKTASELLLSSATDGVDLRTVDPETQARLEALLEAAGIGKLSTADGKAFADPEVLRRLTSSVSCALDEAAAALTRMRAENTLNAGQADNRSLAEACSDGDVNAVRKLLDEGRSVNEHTEEGESLLCLACSAGYYELAQVLLAMHANVEDRGIKGDITPLMAAASGGYVDIVKLLLVHGADVNAQSSTGNTALTYACAGGFVDVVKVLLKEGANIEDHNENGHTPLMEAASAGHVEVARVLLEYGAGINTHSNEFKESALTLACYKGHLDMVRFLLEAGADQEHKTDEMHTALMEACMSQDGHVEVARLLLDSGAQVNMPADSFESPLTLAACGGHVELAALLIERGANLEEVNDEGYTPLMEAAREGHEEMVALLLAQGANINAQTEETQETALTLACCGGFLEVADFLIKAGADIELGCSTPLMEAAQEGHLELVKYLLAAGANVHATTATGDTALTYACENGHTDVADVLLQAGANLEHESEGGRTPLMKAARAGHLCTVQFLISKGANVNRATANNDHTVVSLACAGGHLAVVELLLAHGADPTHRLKDGSTMLIEAAKGGHTNVVSYLLDYPNNILSVPAPDLSQLTPPSQDASQVPRVPFQALAMVVPPQEPDRAPSNIATPPPVSSKGASKQRQAALQPGVPSSVGRGPEAEPLPPFHLCQPLECIVEETEGKLNELGQRISAIEKAQLQSLELIQGEPLTKDKIEELKKSREEQVQKKKKILKELQKVERQLQLKTQQQFTKEYMEAKGLKEEQEAGQSQGPGPGPGSTTSPPGPLPTTGAQVHASSDTDEEANKDGEQEEQQGEEGEEEDEDDDEEEGSEDEADGEEDDYPKLPQVGTILYRDGPHPPQQPPLPPSPQAQPQPPPLPLPLQTAFIPIQPLPDYNPADYPGSTSPELQRVLVGQQMLGQQQQGQGQQLTGLGPGMIPQQAPDGLMVATPAQTLTDTLDDIMAAVSSRVPMLNTTTSPTPLSQPPTQIPTNIASPPSVLPLYPSVDIDAHTESNHDTALTLACAGGHEELVSVLIARGANIEHRDKKGFTPLILAATAGHVGVVEVLLDKGGDIEAQSERTKDTPLSLACSGGRQEVVELLLLRGANKEHRNVSDYTPLSLAASGGYVNIIKILLNAGAEINSRTGSKLGISPLMLAAMNGHVPAVKLLLDMGSDINAQIETNRNTALTLACFQGRAEVVSLLLDRKANVEHRAKTGLTPLMEAASGGYAEVGRVLLDKGADVNAPPVPSSRDTALTIAADKGHYKFCELLINRGAHIDVRNKKGNTPLWLAANGGHFDVVQLLVHASADVDAADNRKITPLMAAFRKGHVKVVQYLVKEVNQFPSDIECMRYIATIADKELLKKCHQCMETIVKAKDQQAAEANKNASILLKELDLEKSREESKKQALAAKREKRKEKRKKKKEEQKRKQEEEEGQKTKEDFSEMLELKEDSADEEEVPIEPPSATTTTTIGISATSTTFTTAFGKKRASVATTPSTNRKNKKNKTKDSSNEPIILQDPQVALAQHKADKNKIHGEPRGGGGGLTGGNSDSDPLDSTDCASESSSSGGKSQELNYLPDLTSSASSSSSSSSSSSSVPSSGAAQSLLRGLEKRHCPLPQIEGKVDNKVTVSISKPTQRALDTSDSTSHSLPSPFKTMALPVTSPNSKLSLTSPKRGQKREEGWKEVVRRSKKLSVPASVVSRIMGRGGCNITAIQDVTGAHIDVDKQKDKNGERMITIRGGTESTRYAVQLINALIQDPAKELEDLIPRNHIRAPGSKTTSASFPSTAGAISGSTTGPKALSSLVTSTGVSFQPSSSSSSPSSQAGGKIGKGLSSNVRQPFPVSLPLAYAHPQLALLAAQTMHQIRHPRLPMAQFGGTFSPAASTWGPFPVRPVSPGSANSSPKHNGGTNSTGGQARINSTHTEHSNAANSGVSVTTTNATSSSAPNTSAASPHTPNPTPYNPQPSIPTPSSVRKQLFAPDPKPAGVTPVSVSASSNSGSNAVRGTCSPAHHSSTTPIAPQQPVGAISQLPIQPIKTEPSAVAPPGKDKPSLSVENQVVSVSESINSVDFTSPAMALPPKPEPRQQLLPPPSSVPSTEAPPPLLNSQPNSHHPSAQPPVLSHNVAHPNNTVPHFSAPAPRVSHRMQPPGPYYSLTEQQQQQQQQTQQQQHQQHQQQQHQQQQQQQQHQQQQQQQQQQSVFVPFNAQQEPPKQTQNMSSQQTNLPPQAQTQAQAQGSLQVSANMGMMNGSQMQHVANVGKPQQMPPNFGPAGLFNFSSIFDNNNQVGNNQVWGACHLPARSPPEQSYSAPPAYMSMGQMENMMPPPPPDSSKAPGYRSASQRMVNSPIALTSYATSISGSPVYLHGHTGVGAPSFSRQHFSPHPWSASTSGESPAPPPSTVSSSALSTSAVPPPPQPKPGNSSQQDRKVPPPIGTERLARIRQTGSVNPPLLTTSYTASVGQGGIWSFGVGSASEAMSGWSQPLMSSHMMHPQLQAEQSAFSQHQPMEQDDTGIANPANNYHQPQHLPNSYMDFPKGMPMSMYGGTMLPPHPPMAEGPGAPMYNGLHAGDPAWSPIIKVVPNNADNSDPQQQVWPGTWAPHVGNVHLNHVN, encoded by the exons ATGCAGGATGCAGTAGCCGGGACGGCAATGCTGACGGACGGCTTCGAGGACGAGATTGACTCGGTGACTCCTCGCTCCCCAGTGGCAGGGATGGGGGTAGGAGCGACACCAGGAGGAGTCGGACTAGGGGGCATTGGGATTGGTGTAGGCGGAAAGAAAGTACGTTTGTACGGCGAACCTGGTGGGCCTGCAGCAGAAAGACTGGATTTCAAACTGGCGGCCGCGGCCGTCCTCTCCTCGGGTCCAGGATCCGGCAGCGACGAAGACGAGGTTTCAGAG GTGGAGTCATTCATTTTGGACCAGGAGGACCTGGATAACCCCATCATGAAGACGGCTTCAGAGTTGCTTTTGTCCAGTGCCACAGATGGAGTAGATTTGAGGACTGTTGATCCAGAGACACAGGCTCGACTAGAAGCTCTACTGGAAGCTGCAG GCATCGGTAAACTGTCCACTGCCGATGGTAAAGCTTTTGCAGACCCCGAAGTGCTACGGCGACTGACATCATCTGTGAGTTGTGCCCTGGACGAAGCTGCAGCAGCCCTGACGCGCATGAGGGCTGAAAACACACTCAACGCAGGCCAAGCCGACAA CCGTAGTTTAGCAGAGGCGTGCTCAGATGGGGATGTCAATGCTGTGCGCAAATTGCTCGACGAGGGTCGGAGCGTCAACGAACACACAGAGGAAGGGGAGAGCCTGTTGTGCCTCGCCTGCTCGGCTGGCTACTATGAACTTGCACAG GTTTTGTTGGCCATGCATGCCAATGTGGAGGACCGGGGCATCAAGGGGGACATAACGCCACTTATGGCTGCTGCCAGTGGAGGTTATGTCGACATCGTCAAACTGCTACTGGTCCACGGGGCAGATGTAAATGCACAATCCTCCACAG GCAACACGGCTTTGACGTACGCATGTGCTGGTGGCTTCGTGGATGTGGTGAAGGTGCTGCTTAAAGAGGGTGCTAACATTGAGGACCACAACGAGAACGGACACACACCTCTAATGGAGGCGGCCAGTGCTGGTCACGTAGAAGTGGCCAGGGTACTTTTGGAGTATGGCGCCGGCATCAACACACACTCCAATGAGTTCAAGGAGAGCGCTCTCACACTCGCCTGCTACAAAG GTCACTTGGATATGGTGCGTTTTCTGTTGGAGGCCGGAGCAGACCAGGAACATAAAACAGATGAGATGCACACGGCACTGATGGAGGCGTGCATG TCCCAGGACGGCCATGTGGAGGTGGCACGGCTGCTGTTGGACAGCGGTGCGCAGGTCAACATGCCAGCAGATTCCTTTGAGTCGCCCCTCACCCTCGCAGCCTGTGGAGGACACGTGGAGCTGGCAGCCTTGCTCATAGAGAGAGGAGCCAACTTGGAGGAG GTTAATGATGAAGGCTACACGCCTCTCATGGAGGCAGCTAGAGAAGGCCATGAAGAGATGGTAGCACTGCTGCTGGCTCAAG GTGCTAACATCAATGCCCAGACAGAGGAGACCCAGGAGACAGCTTTGACTCTAGCATGCTGCGGAGGCTTCTTGGAAGTAGCCGACTTCCTCATCAAGGCGGGCGCAGACATCGAGTTGGGCTGCTCCACACCTCTAATGGAGGCTGCACAGGAAGGTCACCTGGAGTTGGTAAAATACCTACTGGCTGCAGGGGCAAACGTTCATGCCACCACGGCAACGGGTGACACAGCGTTGACGTATGCGTGTGAGAACGGACATACTGATGTGGCGGATGTGCTGCTGCAGGCTGGAGCCAACTTG GAGCATGAGTCTGAAGGGGGGCGGACGCCCTTAATGAAGGCAGCAAGGGCGGGACATCTCTGTACAGTGCAGTTCCTTATCAGCAAAG GTGCTAATGTGAACAGAGCTACTGCCAATAATGACCACACAGTGGTGTCTCTGGCCTGTGCTGGTGGACACCTGGCTgtggtggagctgctgctggcaCATGGGGCGGATCCTACACACAGACTCAAA GATGGTTCAACTATGTTGATAGAAGCTGCTAAAGGTGGCCACACCAATGTGGTGTCCTACCTGTTGGACTATCCCAACAACATCCTGTCTGTCCCAGCCCCTGACCTCTCCCAGCTCACCCCCCCTTCGCAAGATGCCTCTCAG GTTCCTCGTGTCCCATTCCAAGCTCTCGCCATGGTAGTGCCCCCTCAAGAGCCTGACCGTGCCCCATCAAACATCGCCACACCCCCACCCGTCTCCAGCAAAG GCGCGTCCAAACAGAGACAAGCAGCACTTCAGCCCGGTGTCCCCAGCTCAGTTGGCCGGGGGCCTGAAGCAGAGCCTCTGCCGCCCTTCCACTTGTGCCAGCCTCTAGAGTGCATTGTGGAGGAGACGGAGGGAAAGCTGAACGAGCTGGGCCAGAGAATCAGCGCCATCGAGAAGGCCCAGCTTCAGTCGCTAGAGCTCATTCAGGGGGAGCCGCTCACCAAAGACAAGattgaggagctgaagaagagcagagaggagcag gtgcagaagaagaagaaaatcttGAAGGAGCTGCAGAAGGTGGAGCGCCAGCTGCAGctgaaaacacagcaacagTTCACCAAAGAGTACATGGAGGCGAAAGGTTtaaaggaggagcaggaggctgGACAGAGCCAAGGCCCAGGCCCGGGGCCTGGAAGTACGACATCTCCCCCGGGGCCGCTTCCCACCACAGGTGCACAAGTACACGCCAGCTCTGACACGGATGAAGAGGCCAACAAAGATGGGGAGCAAGAGGAGCAGCaaggagaggaaggggaagAG GAAGACGAAGacgatgatgaagaggagggctCAGAGGACGAAGCAGACGGAGAAGAGGACGATTACCCCAAGCTTCCGCAGGTGGGCACAATCCTCTACAGGGATGGGCCACATCCACCACAGCAGCCTCCTTTGCCCCCTTCGCCACAGGCCCAGCCccagcctcctcctctgcctctgcctctacAGACTGCCTTCATCCCAATCCAGCCCCTGCCAGACTACAACCCTGCAGACTACCCGGGAAGCACCAGCCCAGAGTTGCAGAGGGTACTGGTAGGGCAGCAGATGCTGGGCCAACAGCAGCAGGGTCAGGGTCAACAGTTGACTGGGTTAGGCCCAGGAATGATACCTCAGCAGGCCCCAGATGGGCTCATGGTAGCTACACCTGCACAGACGCTCACAGACACGCTGGATGACATCATGGCAG CTGTAAGCAGCCGTGTGCCCATGCTGAACACTACAACCTCACCCACGCCCCTGTCCCAGCCACCCACACAGATACCCACAAACATCGCCTCGCCCCCTTCAGTCCTGCCCCTCTACCCCTCTGTCGACATCGATGCACAT ACGGAGAGTAACCATGATACAGCGCTGACGCTGGCGTGTGCAGGAGGACACGAGGAACTCGTATCTGTCCTCATTGCAAGGGGAGCCAACATTGAGCACCGGGACAAAAAAG GTTTTACTCCTCTAATCCTGGCTGCCACTGCTGGTCACGTAGGAGTGGTGGAGGTGCTCCTGGACAAAGGGGGTGACATTGAGGCTCAGTCAGAGAGAACCAAAGACACGCCCCTCTCCCTGGCCTGCTCTGGGGGACGCCAGGAG GTGGTTGAGTTGCTGCTGCTTCGAGGAGCTAATAAGGAACACCGCAATGTTTCTGACTACACGCCTCTTAGCCTGGCTGCTTCTGGGGGTTACGTCAACATCATCAAGATACTCCTCAATGCTGGAGCAGAGATCAACTCTAG GACTGGCAGTAAGCTGGGAATCTCTCCTCTGATGCTGGCAGCCATGAATGGTCACGTACCGGCGGTGAAGCTGTTGTTAGATATGGGCTCGGACATCAACGCCCAGATTGAGACCAACAGAAACACAGCTCTGACCCTAGCCTGCTTCCAGGGGCGTGCTGAGGTCGTCAGTCTTCTTCTAGATCGCAAGGCCAACGTAGAGCATCGTGCTAAG ACCGGTCTTACTCCTCTCATGGAGGCAGCCTCAGGAGGTTATGCAGAAGTGGGCAGAGTGCTTCTGGACAAAGGCGCTGATGTCAACGCGCCCCCTGTCCCCTCATCCCGAGATACTGCCCTCACCATTGCTGCTGACAAGGGCCACTACAAGTTTTGTGAGCTGCTTATCAACAG GGGTGCCCATATTGATGTACGAAACAAGAAAGGGAACACTCCTCTGTGGCTGGCGGCAAATGGCGGTCATTTTGACGTGGTCCAGCTCTTGGTGCATGCCAGTGCTGATGTGGATGCAGCAGACAACCGCAAGATTACCCCACTCATGGCTGCTTTTCGCAAG GGTCATGTGAAGGTGGTGCAGTATCTTGTGAAGGAGGTCAACCAATTCCCATCAGATATTGAGTGCATGAGATATATCGCCACCATTGCTGACAAG GAGCTGTTGAAGAAGTGCCACCAATGCATGGAGACCATCGTCAAAGCCAAAGACCAGCAGGCAGCCGAGGCAAACAAGAATGCCAGCATTCTCCTCAAGGAGCTAGACTTGGAGAAG TCCCGAGAGGAGAGCAAGAAGCAGGCCTTGGCTGCTAAACGTGAGAAGCGTAAGGAGAAacgcaagaagaagaaggaggagcagaagaggaagcaggaggaagaggagggtcaGAAAACCAAGGAAGACTTCTCTGAGATGTTGGAGCTGAAGGAGGATTCAGCTGACG AAGAAGAGGTTCCTATTGAGCCTCCAAGcgcaaccaccaccaccaccattgGTATATCTGCCACCTCCACCACTTTCACTACAGCTTTTGGTAAGAAGCGAGCGAGTGTGGCCACTACCCCGAGCACCAATcgcaagaacaaaaagaacaaGACCAAGGACTCGTCCAACGAACCCATCATATTACAGGATCCGCAG GTTGCACTAGCACAGCACAAGGCTGACAAGAACAAGATCCACGGCGAGCCACGGGGCGGAGGTGGGGGATTGACGGGTGGCAACAGTGATTCTGACCCCTTGGATAGCACCGACTGTGCcagtgagagcagcagcagtgggggAAAGAGTCAGGAGCTCAACTACCTCCCTGACCTcacctcctccgcctcctcctcctcctcttcctcatcctcatcctcctcagtCCCCTCATCAGGAGCAGCCCAGAGCCTCCTGCGGGGCCTAGAAAAGAGGCACTGTCCTCTGCCGCAGATTGAAGGCAAGGTGGACAACAAGGTCACAGTCTCCATCTCAAAACCAACGCAAAG AGCTCTGGACACGAGCGACTCCACCTCACACTCCTTGCCCTCACCATTCAAGACCATGGCTCTACCCGTCACCTCACCCAACAGTAAGCTCAGCCTCACAAGCCCCAAGAGAGgccagaagagagaagaaggttGGAAGGAGGTGGTCAGAAG ATCAAAGAAGCTGTCTGTGCCAGCCTCCGTTGTGTCTCGGATCATGGGACGAGGTGGCTGCAACATCACAGCCATCCAGGACGTGACAGGAGCTCACATTGACGTTGACAAACAGAAGGACAAGAACGGAGAGAGGATGATCACCATCAG AGGAGGGACAGAGTCTACAAGGTATGCAGTCCAGCTGATCAATGCTCTAATCCAAGACCCAGCCAAAGAGCTTGAAGATCTGATCCCCCGGAATCACATCAGAGCCCCAGGCTCTAAAACGACCTCCGCTTCCTTCCCCAGTACCGCAGGGGCCATTAGCGGTTCAACCACTGGACCAAAGGCCCTGAGCTCGTTGGTCACCTCCACAGGTGTCTCGTTCCAGCCCTCTTCATCCTCGTCTTCACCCTCCTCTCAGGCCGGGGGAAAGATTGGAAAGGGGCTGTCATCAAATGTCAGACAGCCCTTCCCCGTGTCTCTGCCCCTGGCTTACGCTCACCCTCAGCTCGCTCTACTGGCGGCTCAGACCATGCACCAGATCAGACACCCTCGTCTACCCATGGCCCAGTTTGGTGGAACCTTCTCTCCCGCCGCCAGCACCTGGGGACCCTTCCCTGTGCGTCCTGTGAGTCCCGGCAGTGCAAACAGCTCCCCCAAGCACAATGGAGGAACCAACAGCACTGGAGGCCAGGCCAGAATCAACTCGACCCATACTGAGCACAGCAACGCAGCCAACTCAGGAGTCTCTGTAACAACCACCAACGCCACCTCGTCCAGTGCTCCAAACACATCTGCAGCCTCGCCTCATACCCCAAATCCAACTCCATACAATCCCCAGCCGAGCATCCCCACTCCTTCCTCTGTCAGAAAACAGCTCTTCGCCCCTGACCCCAAGCCTGCTGGTGTCACCCCTGTGTCTGTTTCTGCCTCTTCGAATAGTGGCAGCAATGCAGTACGAGGCACATGTTCTCCTGCACATCACAGTTCCACTACACCCATCGCCCCTCAGCAGCCAGTCGGAGCCATCTCACAGCTCCCCATCCAGCCAATTAAAACAGAGCCCAGTGCCGTTGCCCCTCCTGGAAAAGACAAGCCCTCTCTATCTGTAGAGAACCAGGTTGTTTCTGTCAGTGAGAGCATCAACTCTGTGGATTTCACTTCCCCTGCCATGGCTTTACCACCCAAGCCAGAGCCTCGACAGCAGTTacttcctcccccctcctctgtaCCATCCACAGAGGCTCCACCACCACTCCTCAACTCACAGCCCAACTCTCACCACCCATCAGCACAGCCTCCTGTCCTCTCACACAATGTTGCACACCCCAACAACACTGTTCCCCACTTCTCAGCCCCTGCGCCAAGAGTCTCCCATCGTATGCAGCCACCAGGGCCTTACTACTCCCTTACtgagcagcaacaacaacagcagcagcagacgcaacaacaacagcatcagcagcatcagcagcagcagcatcagcagcagcagcagcagcagcagcatcagcagcagcagcaacaacaacaacaacaatctgtGTTCGTGCCCTTCAATGCTCAGCAAGAACCCCCGAAACAGACCCAAAACATGTCGTCCCAGCAGACAAATTTGCCTCCACAAGCGCAGACCCAAGCCCAGGCTCAAGGCTCCCTTCAGGTCTCTGCCAACATGGGGATGATGAACGGTTCCCAGATGCAGCATGTGGCCAATGTAGGCAAACCTCAGCAGATGCCCCCCAACTTTGGTCCTGCAGGCCTCTTCAACTTCAGCAGCATCTTTGATAATAATAACCAG GTTGGAAACAATCAGGTGTGGGGTGCATGCCATCTGCCAGCTCGATCACCTCCAGAGCAGTCGTACTCGGCCCCACCAGCCTACATGAGCATGGGCCAGATGGAGAACATGATGCCCCCACCTCCTCCAGACAGCTCCAAAGCCCCTGGCTACCGCTCTGCCTCACAGAGGATGGTCAACAGCCCCATCG CGTTGACCAGCTATGCCACCAGTATCTCTGGTAGCCCTGTGTATCTGCACGGTCATACAGGAGTTGGCGCACCCTCATTCAGCAGACAGCACTTTTCCCCTCACCCATGGAGTGCATCCACATCAG GTGAATCTCCCGCCCCGCCTCCATCTACAGTTTCGTCATCTGCCCTTTCCACCTCAGCTGTGCCCCCTCCTCCCCAGCCTAAGCCAGGCAACTCCTCGCAGCAGGACCGGAAAGTTCCCCCACCCATCGGCACAGAGCGGCTGGCCAGGATCAGGCAGACGGGTTCCGTAAACCCACCTCTGCTCACCACCAGCTACACGGCATCTGTTGGGCAGGGAGGCATTTGGTCATTTGGGGTTGGCAGTGCTTCGG AGGCCATGTCTGGTTGGTCCCAGCCCCTGATGAGCAGCCACATGATGCACCCTCAGC